In Campylobacter mucosalis, a single window of DNA contains:
- a CDS encoding sodium-dependent transporter translates to MIKDQFSKIGFVLAMAGSAVGLGNAWKFPTMVGNNGGSAFIVLYLALTFGIAFVAFLAELSIGKLGETDPVHSLYKLAPKYKKQWSMAGFFMIGAVLIASFYMVVIGWIVKYIYLSFGSLPTDTAQSRAMFESLLFNEAINSIICFSIVFSIVFFVVSKGIKSGIERLNVWMMPSLFILLIIMFCYSLSVGDGLLKAVSFLFVPDFSKITPEIVLQALGLAFFSLSMGVCVIPTYAASLPDGTNLVKSTLSIIFINIIVGIMMGLVVFTFVFAYNGDTTQGGPGLIFVSLTTLFAKLGLAGNFLAVAFFVSLLFAGVTSAVSMIEPFAYYLINKFNFTRKKALILIASFVYVLGIFCILSYCKPTSEVFMLFDKPFFDVLDYLTSNIIMPLAAIVFSIFVGFVLKKDGLGYLFVPFMGKALFEIWYFALRFIVPVAVFAIMLYQILK, encoded by the coding sequence ATGATAAAGGATCAGTTCTCAAAAATAGGCTTTGTTTTGGCGATGGCAGGTTCTGCTGTTGGTCTTGGAAATGCGTGGAAATTCCCAACAATGGTCGGCAACAACGGCGGTTCAGCGTTTATCGTGCTTTATCTTGCACTTACTTTTGGTATAGCTTTTGTTGCATTTTTGGCTGAGCTTAGTATAGGAAAATTGGGCGAAACAGATCCCGTGCATTCGCTTTACAAACTTGCTCCAAAGTACAAAAAGCAGTGGAGTATGGCGGGATTTTTTATGATTGGAGCGGTGCTTATAGCTTCATTTTATATGGTTGTGATTGGCTGGATTGTAAAGTATATTTATCTTAGTTTTGGTTCGCTTCCTACCGATACAGCACAGTCAAGAGCGATGTTTGAGTCGCTTTTGTTTAACGAAGCGATAAATTCCATAATATGTTTTAGTATAGTTTTTAGCATTGTATTTTTTGTAGTTTCAAAGGGCATAAAAAGTGGCATTGAGCGTTTAAATGTTTGGATGATGCCATCTCTTTTTATCTTGCTCATAATAATGTTTTGCTACTCACTTAGCGTTGGAGATGGTCTTTTAAAGGCGGTTTCGTTTCTTTTTGTCCCTGATTTTTCAAAAATAACACCAGAGATCGTGCTTCAGGCACTAGGACTTGCATTTTTTTCCCTATCTATGGGAGTTTGCGTGATACCTACATACGCAGCAAGCCTGCCTGACGGCACAAATTTAGTAAAATCAACCCTCTCTATTATATTTATAAATATCATAGTTGGCATTATGATGGGGCTTGTCGTATTTACGTTTGTTTTTGCTTACAACGGAGATACCACGCAGGGTGGCCCTGGGCTTATATTTGTAAGTCTTACAACTCTGTTTGCAAAGCTTGGCTTGGCTGGAAATTTCCTAGCTGTTGCATTTTTTGTGTCGCTTTTGTTTGCGGGTGTTACAAGTGCCGTGTCTATGATAGAGCCATTTGCCTACTACTTGATTAATAAATTTAATTTTACACGCAAAAAGGCACTCATTTTAATCGCTAGTTTTGTTTATGTTCTTGGAATTTTTTGCATACTTTCGTATTGTAAGCCTACAAGCGAGGTGTTTATGCTTTTTGATAAGCCATTTTTTGATGTGCTTGACTATTTGACATCAAATATCATAATGCCACTTGCTGCGATTGTGTTTAGCATTTTTGTTGGGTTTGTGCTTAAAAAAGATGGTCTTGGCTATCTTTTTGTGCCGTTTATGGGCAAGGCTTTGTTTGAAATTTGGTATTTTGCACTTAGATTTATCGTGCCAGTAGCGGTTTTTGCGATTATGCTTTATCAAATTTTAAAGTAA
- a CDS encoding sodium-dependent transporter has product MEKKEYFGKIGYVLAVAGSAVGLGAIWKFPYVVGANGGSAFVLLYIFMCALVAIPVFLAELSIGKLSESDAINSFRKLAVKHKRLWGYVGGMTMVTAAVISSYYLVIIGWVLKYLTLSFGLLPSDMNSSSGLFVEFLTKDWVSQFVFFAIAFGICILILSRGVKSGIEKISVWMMPALFLMLIFMLFYSFSMDGFGKAAQFLLIPDFSKITLDSFFFALGLAFFTMSLGMAVIITYSASLSDDTNLFKSTLSVVAINIIVAIIAGLVIFTFVFEYDATPGQGVGLVFMSLPTLFSNLGFTGNVLAVMFFIALSFAALTSAISIIEPFTFFLIREFGISRIKSLTFVGVGIFVLGILCIFANIEGVGEHYKIFDKDFFTFLDYTAEKILLPLGGIGGAIFAGYVIKKEALYTLFKPYMGDFIFKIWYTLIRFVVPVCVAIIMINALFFAKG; this is encoded by the coding sequence GTGGAAAAAAAAGAGTATTTTGGAAAGATAGGCTACGTTTTGGCTGTTGCTGGTTCGGCTGTTGGACTTGGGGCAATTTGGAAATTTCCTTATGTTGTTGGTGCAAATGGCGGTTCTGCATTTGTGCTTTTGTATATTTTTATGTGTGCTTTGGTTGCTATACCGGTATTTTTAGCAGAGCTTAGTATAGGAAAGCTTAGTGAAAGTGATGCTATAAATTCATTTAGGAAACTTGCTGTTAAACACAAGCGGTTATGGGGATATGTTGGCGGTATGACGATGGTTACAGCAGCTGTCATATCTAGCTACTATCTTGTAATTATCGGTTGGGTTTTAAAATATCTTACACTCTCTTTTGGTTTATTGCCAAGTGATATGAATAGCTCTAGTGGGCTTTTTGTGGAGTTTTTGACAAAGGACTGGGTATCTCAGTTTGTCTTTTTTGCTATTGCGTTTGGAATTTGCATACTAATCCTATCTCGTGGCGTAAAAAGCGGGATTGAAAAGATAAGCGTGTGGATGATGCCAGCACTATTTTTAATGCTTATTTTTATGCTTTTTTACTCATTTTCTATGGACGGATTTGGCAAAGCTGCACAGTTTTTATTAATACCTGATTTTTCTAAGATTACTCTTGATTCGTTCTTTTTTGCGCTTGGACTAGCATTTTTTACTATGTCGCTTGGTATGGCGGTTATTATCACGTACTCAGCCTCACTTTCAGATGATACAAATTTATTTAAATCAACCCTAAGTGTTGTTGCTATTAACATAATTGTGGCTATTATCGCAGGACTTGTGATATTTACCTTTGTTTTTGAGTATGACGCTACGCCTGGTCAGGGTGTTGGACTTGTTTTTATGTCGCTTCCTACTCTTTTTTCAAATTTAGGTTTTACGGGAAATGTTTTAGCTGTTATGTTTTTTATCGCACTCAGTTTTGCAGCACTTACTTCAGCGATCTCTATTATTGAGCCATTTACGTTCTTTTTAATAAGAGAATTTGGTATAAGTCGCATAAAGTCTTTAACCTTTGTTGGTGTTGGAATTTTCGTGCTTGGTATTCTTTGCATATTTGCAAATATTGAGGGCGTTGGAGAGCATTATAAAATTTTTGATAAGGATTTTTTTACCTTTCTTGACTACACGGCTGAGAAAATTTTACTCCCACTTGGCGGTATAGGCGGAGCGATATTTGCTGGATACGTGATTAAAAAAGAGGCATTATATACGCTATTTAAGCCATATATGGGGGATTTTATATTTAAAATTTGGTATACTCTCATCAGATTTGTCGTTCCAGTTTGTGTGGCTATTATTATGATAAATGCGTTATTTTTTGCAAAGGGTTAG
- a CDS encoding sodium-dependent transporter, producing MAEKFSKVGFILSIVGAAVGLGNAWKFPYMVGSNGGSAFVLVYLFFALIVGLSIFFAEMAMGKISGLDTPNAFKNLAPKYGKIWSFAGIFMITGIFVASFYTLIIGWVIKYVIISFGVLPSDIPSSGKMFENFISKNAFEQILYFTIAFLAYFFVLTKGVKAGIERINLWLIPALFILLMLMLGYSFSMNGFEKAVKFLLVPDFAKIDKDSILAALGLAFFTMCVGIGAILSYSTSLDDRTNLFTSSLYVVLLNILVSVVIGLIVFTFVFEFNSEPMGGVGLAFVSLPTLFAKLGTLGNVLSFTFFTALVFAGLTSAISMVEPCILYLNRAFKFSRLKAIIIVGGVVYLLGILCALSNIDGVKENLVFFGKGFFDLLDFLSSNILLPLGGIAFCVFVGFVMNKQSLERLFVPFMGEMIFKIWYFLLCFVAPVCVFIVLIGGLI from the coding sequence ATGGCTGAGAAGTTTTCAAAAGTCGGTTTTATCTTGTCAATTGTAGGTGCGGCTGTTGGACTTGGCAATGCGTGGAAATTTCCATATATGGTCGGTAGCAACGGCGGTTCTGCATTCGTGCTTGTTTATCTGTTTTTTGCACTTATCGTTGGTCTTAGCATATTTTTTGCCGAGATGGCAATGGGCAAAATTTCAGGTCTTGATACACCAAATGCCTTTAAAAATTTAGCACCAAAATACGGCAAAATTTGGTCGTTTGCTGGTATTTTTATGATTACTGGAATTTTTGTAGCTTCGTTTTATACGCTAATAATCGGCTGGGTTATAAAATATGTCATTATCTCATTTGGTGTTTTGCCAAGCGATATACCTAGCTCTGGCAAGATGTTTGAAAATTTTATCTCTAAAAATGCGTTTGAGCAAATTTTATACTTTACGATTGCATTTTTAGCATACTTTTTTGTGCTTACAAAGGGCGTAAAAGCTGGGATTGAGCGTATAAATTTGTGGCTCATACCTGCACTTTTTATACTTTTAATGCTTATGCTTGGCTATTCATTTTCGATGAATGGTTTTGAAAAAGCCGTGAAATTTTTACTTGTGCCAGACTTTGCAAAAATAGACAAAGATAGCATTTTAGCAGCACTTGGACTCGCGTTTTTTACGATGTGCGTTGGTATTGGTGCTATTCTTAGCTACTCAACTAGCCTTGATGATAGGACAAACCTCTTTACTTCATCGCTTTATGTCGTGCTTTTAAACATTCTTGTAAGCGTTGTTATCGGGCTTATTGTATTTACATTCGTATTTGAGTTTAACTCAGAGCCAATGGGTGGCGTTGGACTGGCGTTCGTATCGCTACCTACGCTATTTGCAAAGCTTGGGACGCTTGGTAATGTGCTTAGTTTCACATTTTTTACAGCACTTGTTTTTGCAGGACTTACATCTGCTATATCTATGGTTGAGCCTTGTATTTTGTATCTTAATAGAGCTTTTAAATTTAGTAGGCTTAAGGCTATTATTATCGTTGGTGGTGTTGTTTATCTGCTTGGAATTTTATGTGCTTTATCAAATATTGACGGAGTAAAGGAAAATTTAGTATTTTTTGGCAAGGGATTTTTTGATCTGCTTGATTTTTTAAGCTCAAATATCTTGCTTCCGCTTGGCGGTATCGCATTTTGCGTGTTTGTTGGATTTGTGATGAATAAGCAGAGCTTAGAGAGGCTTTTTGTGCCGTTTATGGGCGAGATGATTTTTAAAATTTGGTATTTCTTGCTATGTTTTGTAGCACCTGTTTGTGTATTTATCGTATTGATTGGAGGACTTATTTAG
- a CDS encoding TRAP transporter small permease subunit, translating to MLTSVERFFDLVSKFICFVCMCVMALLVLDVFFNVIARYFFKYGNVAFQELEWHFFAIIFLLGMNYALNDDAHVRVDIFYAKFSPKTKSLVNMFGALFFIVPFAILVCYLSIDYVTEAYTSGEGSNDPGGLSNRWIIKAFIPASFFLLIFFALNFFVKNLRTYIEAKRVK from the coding sequence ATGCTTACTAGTGTTGAACGTTTTTTTGATTTAGTGTCAAAATTTATATGTTTTGTATGTATGTGCGTAATGGCACTTTTAGTTTTAGATGTCTTTTTTAATGTAATTGCTAGATATTTTTTCAAATACGGAAACGTCGCATTTCAGGAGCTTGAGTGGCATTTTTTTGCGATTATATTTTTGCTTGGTATGAACTATGCATTAAATGATGACGCTCACGTTAGAGTTGATATATTTTATGCGAAATTTAGCCCCAAAACAAAGAGCTTGGTAAATATGTTTGGTGCTTTATTTTTTATAGTTCCGTTTGCTATTTTAGTCTGCTATCTCTCTATTGATTATGTGACTGAAGCCTATACTTCAGGCGAGGGTAGTAACGATCCAGGCGGTCTTAGCAATAGATGGATTATAAAGGCTTTTATACCGGCTTCATTTTTCCTACTCATATTTTTTGCTCTTAACTTTTTTGTTAAAAATTTAAGAACTTACATAGAAGCAAAGAGGGTAAAATGA
- the recR gene encoding recombination mediator RecR, which yields MLKSLEKFNELVDAFSKLPGVGKKSALRYAYFVSLQDSFGGLKLAQCIEDAVRFTRRCERCGALSEDEICDICTDKGRDNTRIVVVESPRDVLVFEQNGIYDGYYFVLDEINDEKIAKLHQMIVENGASEVIFAFTPGLNSDALMFFVQDKMQLDNVKFSKIAQGVPTGVNLENIDMLSLMKAFESRVKV from the coding sequence TTGTTGAAAAGTCTTGAGAAATTTAATGAGCTAGTTGACGCGTTTTCTAAGCTTCCTGGCGTTGGTAAAAAATCCGCACTTAGATACGCGTATTTTGTAAGTTTGCAAGATAGTTTTGGCGGACTCAAACTAGCACAATGCATAGAGGACGCGGTGCGTTTTACAAGACGTTGCGAGAGGTGCGGTGCTTTAAGTGAAGATGAAATTTGTGACATTTGCACAGATAAAGGACGTGACAATACTCGCATAGTAGTTGTAGAAAGCCCAAGAGATGTGCTGGTTTTTGAGCAAAATGGCATTTATGACGGATACTACTTTGTGTTAGATGAAATAAATGATGAAAAGATAGCTAAGCTACATCAAATGATAGTTGAAAATGGCGCTAGTGAGGTGATATTTGCCTTTACTCCTGGTTTAAATTCTGACGCACTTATGTTTTTTGTTCAAGATAAAATGCAACTGGATAATGTAAAATTTAGCAAGATTGCTCAAGGCGTCCCAACTGGAGTAAATTTAGAAAATATCGATATGCTCTCACTTATGAAAGCTTTTGAAAGTAGGGTTAAAGTTTAA
- a CDS encoding F0F1 ATP synthase subunit C has translation MKKIVFLVLGLTAFAFGADGEMIKSYSVIAAGIGLGLAALGGAIGMGNTASATISGTARNPGVGSKLMTTMFIALAMIEAQVIYALVITLILLYANPMIG, from the coding sequence ATGAAAAAGATCGTTTTTTTAGTTCTTGGTCTTACAGCATTCGCTTTTGGTGCTGATGGTGAGATGATTAAATCATACTCTGTTATAGCAGCTGGTATAGGTCTTGGTCTTGCTGCACTTGGTGGTGCTATCGGTATGGGTAACACAGCTTCAGCTACAATCAGCGGAACAGCTAGAAATCCTGGCGTTGGTAGCAAACTTATGACTACGATGTTTATTGCACTTGCGATGATCGAAGCACAAGTTATCTACGCACTTGTTATAACACTTATCTTGCTTTATGCAAACCCTATGATAGGCTAA